In Notolabrus celidotus isolate fNotCel1 chromosome 22, fNotCel1.pri, whole genome shotgun sequence, the genomic stretch TTGCGGCAACACTGTCCTGAGTATAGGTGTTATGGCTGTCGATCTACAGGTGGGCGGGCCTTCCTCGTCACGCGAACAATTGGCCAATGAGACAGGGACGCTGTGGTGTCAATGAGCTCACACCTGCAGACACCTGTGCAGGagtaaacagagaaagagacgcCGTTGTCGGAAGACGTGGAAAGATTTTTCTTTCAGGACAGTGTTGTTGTTACAGTATGTATGTCTGTATTTATGTATATTCAAATGCAGGAAGAATTGCATTCTGTATTTCACAACATAGCAGTTATATCAGAGCCGTTATTAGCTGCACTCAGTCAGAGACCTTGTTTAAACCAGCTATCTATTTGTGCATGTTCTCCAAGTCCACCTCACCACCTTTGGAACCTCTCATCACcctatttccttttcttttttccctcattCAGGGATGTAATACtgaaaaaagtacaaatacaaTAAGCCTTGCATCTCATACAGAGCACAATACAAGTCACATCCAAAGGAGGTGACTGCAGTCTGGCAGCATGGTTAATAACAGGTCACTCAGCAGGAGACTGGAGGCGGCTGGATTAGATGACAGCATGCTCAAACTCTCtgcttaaaaaaatgaagttgATTTTGGTACgatcagaaagagagaaattgtAGATTGAGTGGTGGTTCCGTTCAGGAACAACTCCATCCTGGTTCTGACTGCACTCCTCGCAGTTCCACATAATGAAGGAATGGATTGCCTGGCTTATGGATAACAGATCCAACACAGCCTTGATTGCATTTGAGGGATGTAAAATGCACAGCAAGTAGAAGTGGTGATGAGAAGGAATAGAGCAAGATCAGCATAATCAGATCTCCATTCAAAGTGTCAGATGGAGAGAATGTCTACAGTATGAGAGATGCACCTTTGATTGCAATGTTGATGAGCTGAAACTTGCCCATTCACACTCAGCACTGTGAATACAATGCAAACTGAACCATTTCAAAAACTCACTTGTGTCTAGTTCaatcaaaaatttaaataaagtttcctGAGGCCATACAAGTTGTGCAATAGCGTTAGGGTGGTCTCGGTGAtctctttcactctttcatCTATAGTGTATGTTATGCAGAGCATGTTTCATAAGATTGGGCTTTTTCTGTGTAATGGTGGGttgttttttgtaatgtttcTATTCAGAAGCAGCAAAATGTGTGTGCAGCACTTTAAGtgaaagacaaatttccctaagCGGACAGTCGTGTCTTACCGTAGCGAATCGTaccgtatggtatcgtatcatatcgtatcatatcatatcgtatggtatggtatggtatcgtgtcgtatcgtgtcgtatcatattgtatcgtatcttgttgtatcgtattgtatcataccgtatcgtatcttattgtatcttatcgtttcgtgttgtatcatgttttgTATCATGTTttatcgtatcgtgttgtatcgtatcgtatcatgttgtatcgcatcatgttgtatcgtatcatgttgtatcgtatcgtatcatgtcgtattgtatcgtatcatattgtatcgtattgtattgtatcgtattgtatcgtgtcgtatcgtattgtatcgtattgtatcgtatcgtgttgtatcgtattgtatcgtattgtatcgtatcgtgttgtatcgtattgtatcgtattgtatcgtatcgtatcgtattgtatcgtatcgtgttgtatcctgttgtatcgtattgtatgatattgtatcgtattgtatcgtattgtatcgtattgtatcgtattgtaatgtatcgtGTTGTgacatattgtatcgtatcgtatcgtgaggtatcgtattgtatcgtatcgtgttgtatcgtattgtatcgtattgtatcgtatcgtgttgtatcgtattgtatcgtattgtaatgtatcgtgttgtatcgtattgtatcgtattgtaatgtatcgtGTTGTgacatattgtatcgtatcgtatcatgaggtatcgtatcgtatcggaCTGTATGGTCTGGTATTGTATCCCATTGCATTGTATTATATCGTTTCTTACTAATCACATTGTTTCGCATCACATCGTGTTGTATTGtttcatatcttatcttatcaaatatcatattatattgtattgtgcCATATCTTGTGGTATTGTGCTGCGTCATgtagtattgtatcgtattgcagAGTCATAGAGTTAGTCATCTCTCTGTTAGAAGGTTGGGGGTTTAATCCCAGTCTCAAACTACATGTTCAAGGGTGCCGTGGAAGGACACTTAACACCAAAATGTTCCCAGTGGTGTAGCCAGCAGCACTGTGAACATGTTGGTGTTAAGTGTCCTTCCAAGGCAGCAATTTAATACATGTGAGTGGAGAAGGTAATACCAATCGGCACTTTTAATGTGACATGTAGAATAAAGCACAGTGAGTGGACAGAAGACTAGAAAATTACCTAACTTATCTAAGTAAAGGCCTTTTTTATCATCAACCACTGTGTTGTATCATTGTGGGTTATGTTGTATCCTGTTGTGTTGAATCGCTCAACATCACATTGCAATACATCCCGTTGTGTTATGTTGAGTCTTATTGTATGGTTTCATAATGtttcgtatcgcatcgtattggTGTGAGAATAAATAGCAGGCAGCCCTCAGATGCTCACAGGTGcctgtgcttttgtttttttctcttgatgACAGGCTGTTTGAAACCCATCCTGAATGCAAGGATGTCTTCTTCCTGTTTCGAGATGTGGAGGACCTGGAGAGGTTGCGTACCAGTCGGGAGCTCAGGGCACATGGTTTAAGGTCAGTCACAAACTCTGTACTAACACACCCAACACACCAATACATCAACCTCACCTGAACAAGAGACAACCCCTAACCAGCATTGCTTACACTAAGACGCTGAATTCTAGTAGTCAGTCATCAGCTTGAGTTATAATGATGACCTGATTAAACAGAAaggccatgttggaatcatttccTTTGTGTCTATTAATCCCATAAAGATAACACACATCTTTTATATGAATGCATTGTCCTCTACGCTGCTTTCATTTAAGTTTTGTCAAAAACAACTGAAGCTCAAATGATGTCTCACACCGTGCAAGACACAATTGACAGATAAGTGACAGAGCGACACACTTTAGGTTGTAACATCATTATAATGAGTAGCAGACAGAGCTTGTAGCATCTATCACAGCCACTCTAGGCTGTTTCCCAGGGTGCACTGGGCCTCTTTGTGCTCCTCTAAACACCAAGCCAAAGTAGCCAATTACTGCCTGAGGACCTGAAGGTGCAGGCAGAGAGGATAGTGTAGCATCACAGGAGTATTGCTTAACCATGTCACTGCTAGACCTGCGGCTCTAAAATTCAGCGATCAGTCGAAACGGTCCTTCTGTGTTCACTCAGAGCAGCAAAGCAcagatcagagagagaaacccaCTCTAAACCTTCTGTTCCATATTCATCTTCtgatacgcacacacactgcaatgATCTCGACACACCTGCTGAATAACAAAGGAAAGTGAtcctgtgatgtttttttgcagtgtagtaAAATGTGTTCAGGAGGGATTTTAAACTTCACAGTCAGTTCATTTTAGTCAAGTGTGAACTACTTTGTAACATGAAGGTGAaggtgtatcagtttatagtaGCCTGCTGCAAATGTATATTTAACTGGTGTATCAGTGAGGCCAGGTTTCTCATCCTGAGTCTTTTCCTTCCCCCTCTTCTCTTTCAGGGTGATGTCTTTTATTGAGAAAAGTGTGGCCAGACTGGACCAGCTGGACAGACTGGAAGCTCTGGCTCTGGAGCTGGGAAAAAGCCATTACCATTACAACGCACCACCTAAGTACTACAGTGTAAGACCCCAATGATCCCATCAAAGCTGAGTTTCAAATGATACTGTCCCTCTTTATAAGGCTAACCATTGAAACGAGTAATATCACGGCAAGTAGAATGAATAAATATCCACTtagactgtaaaatgtaaataccTTTTCTTACCAAGAACAATGATATCAATGGAGTGAGAAATTCAGTGGATAGCAGTCATATCAccaactcacacaaacacttcatTAGATGTctctcatgtttgttttcagtacGTCGGGGCAGAATTTATCTGTGCTGTGCAGCCCATCCTGAAGGAGAGGTGGACggtggagctggaggaggcGTGGAAGGTGAGGagcgtcagtgtgtgtgtcttcattaGAGACGTTTGTTGCAAACTTTGTGAGTAGAAGAgctcagtgtgtgcaaaccATTTGGCAGCCGTCTGTGTCTGGCTCACACGGAGACAGACATGTCAAGATGGAATCCAGTGTGACAGAAGCCTGATTGATGTGAGACGTTCATGTCACTGACCCATTCATGAACTTAATGAGAAGATGAAACATGGCTCTGTCACATCATGTCATGTCACTTTAAGAACCCTTGTGTTATTAATACAGATGTTCAAGATTATGCCTTTACTACTCACTACTTGTATTTGGacagtttattattattcagtCAAGAGATTTTGTGTAATGCCCCACAGCTTTGACAAAGTGTTGTTGGTTTTGCCATGAAAGACACAAATCAATGCATccattagttttttttaataattagaaTCATTTTATATCAACATGCCTGTAGCATTGTCTTGTATtccaatatatttaaaataattagacTAAAACTTATTGCATTTGAATTTGAGGTTACAATTCTGACCATTTAAGTCCACATACATCACATAAAGCCCTctactgccctctagtggtgaattttataaatgttttatatccACGTAATGCCAACTTATGATTTACtcaagatttatatttaaaaagattaaagaaaaacatgtgTAGTTGGATATAGTCAAACATTTTATGTCTAATTTATCTGATATAATTTCAGTCACAGCTTCAATGTTTTTGACTGTACCAGCCACGTTAATCTTTGTGCGTCATGTGTATTTACACACAGTAATCATCTCTTGATGTTGTTTCAACAGTAGGTAGTTAAACCCCAGTTATTGTTTGGGCATGTTTAGGTCTCTGCTTCTTTCACAAGTTGATTTCTCATGTAGCTGTAACAAATACCTCATCATACACAAAGTTGTAGCCGCATGTGAAAACATCTTTACCAGGAGCACATTATGTATCCAAAGGTTTTGTCTTCATCATCAGCCTGCTTCTTTAATATCAAACATAACTATTTCCATCATACATCAGTCAGATCTTATGCATGTGTTGTATACTAGAACCTTCCTTGTGGGGTGGCTGTGGGTCAGTGagtagagttggtcgtctatcaattggaaggttggcggttcgatcccagctcagGCAGtgacatgccgaagtgtccttggacaagacactgaacctcaaACTCCACCCGCTGGTGTttgaatgtgaacaaatgagatttgctaatactgatggtcccttactgtataGCAGCCTCTACTGTCAGTCAGTGAATTTGACAAGAAGTGTAAAAATgctgagtggtcagaaagactagaaaagtatggtggccctgaagtgcaaatcacaacggcaaatcagacaACACTATATGAGTGCCGCCAGCGGCAATGTACATGCTGCTATTAAAGAATACTTTGATGCAGGACATGGATATGACGTGATACTGGATATGCACTCATATTTGGAAaacatgtaaaccatgtccttcCAGGTCAAAGGATAGACCAGTCCAATCAGCGACGGGTCATGTTCCCCGAGGTtacctacttcttccggtttggttaatgttgtaatgttttctgatttgccgtagtgttttgcacttcagggccaccgtacaaaaagcgctatataagtacaagtccttttacaatttaacattttttcacaGTTTATTGCTGTCTGTTTTAGAGGATTAATAACTAACTTTAGCTGGTTGGGAGAATGTGACAAAGTATGGTGCATGAAGTATAATTGAACACCAAGTTTGTGTATattcaggtgtgtgtggttgtttctGAATGCACCGGTGCATGTATGGCAGATAAATGACAACTGTTTACAATGTAGCAACACGTCCTCTTGGCTGATTCCACCTGGGCCACAAGGGAGCTGATCGGCTGTCACCAGCCACCTCACACAGGTCTTTCAGGACAGAATGTAAAGGGCTCTGGGTGTACGCATGGGATTATggagcagttgttgttgtttttatgaaaagtATAATAAGGACTATGTATCATTTCCATCCAGACCATGTTCCAGTACGTGACGAGCCTCATGAAGCAGGGATACcaggaggagagcagaagaCAGCACCTCCTCACCCTCTCCCCGAAGGAGAGACCAGAGAAGAGCAACACAGCGCTATGAAATCCTTCTCCTCTCACCTACAACTCAAGACTGTTGTTCCCAGCTCTGCACAGACATGTGTTCATGTATATAGTGTATTTATAGCATATATACAGTCTTCTTTTCTACATTGCTCATGTTTACCACCATCATTGCTATTGTATCACAATGAACAAAAACCTAAACACTTTTATCAAACAAAGCACTTTATTTCTGAACTTAAATTCCTCTGCGGGACTCAGGAGAATGACATTACAAAGGGTTGACAGAATACACTGGCTGCACTTAATCCTGCCGTGTGATGAAAAGAAATGACCTTACCAGAATTACAGCCAATACTCTCTGTATTCATAACTCAAACACGCCTTTCAGTAAATCC encodes the following:
- the xgb gene encoding x globin codes for the protein MGCAISGLAAKAEFGERNTDAAATAAVCPSGDQIQMIKESWKVIRDDIAKVGIIMFVRLFETHPECKDVFFLFRDVEDLERLRTSRELRAHGLRVMSFIEKSVARLDQLDRLEALALELGKSHYHYNAPPKYYSYVGAEFICAVQPILKERWTVELEEAWKTMFQYVTSLMKQGYQEESRRQHLLTLSPKERPEKSNTAL